From a region of the Deinococcus budaensis genome:
- a CDS encoding TlpA family protein disulfide reductase has product MKRVLVLLALLCLALFSPASAGGGSGALRRPAPNFTLTDLGGERVSLADLRGEAVIVQFGDLGCGVCRENDRLLRQYQFEYLSHGLVVVSLYGQATLGEVQRYDAEFTFSTLTGLDPGQAIARQYQALPIPTTVFIDRDGFIRDVHRGRLSEEELLRWLQRFL; this is encoded by the coding sequence ATGAAGCGTGTGCTTGTCTTGCTGGCCCTGCTCTGCCTCGCGCTGTTCTCGCCCGCCTCGGCGGGGGGTGGATCGGGCGCTCTGCGGCGTCCCGCGCCGAACTTCACCCTGACCGATCTGGGCGGTGAGCGGGTCAGCTTGGCGGACCTGCGCGGCGAGGCGGTGATCGTGCAGTTCGGTGATCTGGGCTGTGGCGTCTGCCGTGAGAACGACCGCCTGCTGCGGCAGTACCAGTTCGAGTACCTGAGTCACGGGCTGGTGGTCGTCAGCCTGTACGGGCAGGCCACACTCGGTGAAGTGCAGCGGTATGACGCGGAGTTCACCTTCAGCACCCTCACGGGGCTGGATCCGGGGCAGGCGATCGCCCGCCAGTATCAGGCCTTGCCCATCCCCACGACGGTCTTCATCGACCGCGACGGGTTCATCCGGGACGTGCACCGGGGGCGCCTCAGCGAGGAGGAACTGCTGCGGTGGCTGCAACGTTTCCTCTGA
- a CDS encoding KAP family P-loop NTPase fold protein has translation MRPQPLHHLTTDRAKTLRAEDQLERQAFSDSIAQSIAGWRNKDSLVISVEGPWGDGKSSVKNFIKDYLQTTANTAVVFEFTPWEWQDGDQIHSAFFQQLSSHISQNIKTRQAKAVVQRLKRWSATLNVAPVRNEFSTLALAAAGLFGLQAADALTATPLKVLLFILATLSIMTAVFNYAVQFLESRHTGEQTTADQHQQLSDSMLNLNHSVIVLLDELDRLTGSELRAVFRLLKANADFPNLVYVLFFDRELIREEVRQLSKGDPDTYLEKFIQLRFALPRITQTHLWSVLDRGIQTIFSSRAAQARLNAETDLYQLESLTGRYFTNLRDVKRYLANLEFHASAFQGEVYEVNPRDLSLVEVLRLFEPQVYTALAREKEALTGYINEYRRDDNQAVLTAIVDQANHPERVREMLHTLFPDRNFQDARGSVVSNHNRNYLEARVSSPDLFDRYFQLHVPARQVSHSEVLQVFGPDQPPAQLTATLRRYLEDQRFLPLLEALNQQRGGIPPERWLTITASFSTLGDQLSQSWSRGGDYSLLWIIPLYALVEYSDRLDTFQFVQELLQQTEGVYVPLALTEHLRDQRHHHDLIMPEQQGMLRGLLLARIRELATNGRLMHVGHFIYTLARWQDWGDEYEVETWCRDQLMTREGWLRLLSNYVSFYTGGRPGVSLPVPQLDLHNLKRLLPVQDILDAWDALQVAEPAGEEANILNILRNDLATQSA, from the coding sequence ATGAGACCCCAGCCCCTGCACCATCTCACCACCGACCGTGCCAAGACGCTCCGGGCAGAAGATCAACTTGAGCGTCAGGCCTTCAGCGACTCCATCGCCCAATCTATTGCAGGCTGGCGCAATAAAGACAGTCTGGTCATCTCCGTTGAAGGCCCCTGGGGCGATGGAAAAAGCTCTGTCAAGAACTTCATCAAAGACTATTTGCAGACGACCGCAAATACCGCCGTAGTCTTCGAATTCACTCCCTGGGAATGGCAGGACGGCGACCAGATTCATAGCGCTTTCTTCCAGCAGCTCAGCAGCCACATCAGCCAGAACATCAAGACCCGGCAGGCCAAAGCGGTGGTTCAACGCCTGAAGCGCTGGAGTGCCACGCTGAATGTGGCGCCCGTCCGCAACGAATTCAGCACACTGGCCCTGGCAGCTGCAGGCCTCTTTGGCTTGCAGGCTGCCGATGCCCTGACCGCTACCCCCCTGAAAGTGCTGCTCTTCATCCTGGCGACCCTGTCCATCATGACCGCAGTTTTCAACTATGCCGTCCAGTTTTTGGAGTCGCGTCATACTGGAGAGCAAACCACCGCTGATCAACACCAGCAACTCAGTGACAGCATGCTCAACCTCAATCACTCGGTGATCGTCCTGTTGGATGAACTTGACCGCCTGACCGGCAGTGAGCTGCGCGCCGTCTTCCGGCTTCTCAAGGCCAACGCCGACTTTCCCAACTTGGTCTATGTCCTGTTCTTCGACCGGGAACTTATTCGGGAGGAGGTCAGGCAGCTCAGCAAAGGCGACCCTGATACCTATCTTGAGAAGTTCATTCAACTGCGCTTTGCACTGCCCCGCATCACCCAGACGCACCTCTGGTCGGTGCTTGACCGGGGCATTCAAACGATCTTCTCCTCGCGGGCCGCTCAGGCCAGGTTGAATGCCGAAACTGACCTGTATCAACTGGAATCGCTCACCGGGCGGTACTTCACCAACCTCCGCGACGTGAAGCGCTACCTGGCCAACCTGGAATTCCACGCGAGCGCCTTCCAGGGGGAGGTGTACGAAGTCAATCCCCGGGATCTCAGCCTCGTTGAGGTGCTTCGCCTCTTCGAGCCGCAGGTGTACACCGCCCTCGCCCGTGAAAAGGAAGCCCTCACCGGCTATATCAACGAATACCGGCGCGATGACAACCAAGCCGTCTTAACGGCTATCGTGGATCAGGCCAACCATCCCGAGCGGGTTCGCGAGATGCTGCATACCCTGTTCCCGGACCGGAACTTCCAAGACGCCCGGGGGAGCGTGGTTAGCAACCACAACCGCAACTACCTGGAGGCTCGGGTCAGCAGCCCGGATCTCTTTGACCGGTACTTCCAACTGCACGTTCCCGCGAGGCAGGTCTCGCACAGTGAAGTCCTGCAGGTGTTTGGCCCGGATCAACCCCCAGCCCAGCTCACAGCAACGCTCCGGCGCTACCTTGAGGATCAACGCTTTCTACCCTTACTGGAGGCCCTCAATCAGCAGCGCGGCGGCATCCCACCCGAGCGCTGGCTGACCATCACTGCCAGCTTCAGCACCCTGGGTGACCAACTCAGTCAGTCCTGGAGCCGGGGCGGTGACTATTCGCTGCTCTGGATCATTCCTCTGTACGCGCTGGTCGAATACTCCGACAGGCTGGACACCTTTCAATTCGTACAGGAGTTGTTGCAGCAAACCGAAGGGGTGTATGTCCCGCTGGCCCTCACGGAGCACCTGCGTGATCAGAGGCATCATCACGACTTGATAATGCCGGAGCAGCAAGGAATGCTGCGAGGACTGCTGCTGGCCCGCATCCGCGAGCTCGCGACCAACGGACGACTCATGCACGTCGGCCACTTCATATACACGCTGGCCCGCTGGCAGGACTGGGGTGACGAGTATGAGGTTGAAACGTGGTGCCGAGATCAGCTCATGACCCGCGAAGGCTGGCTGAGACTGCTGAGCAACTACGTCTCGTTTTACACGGGTGGGCGCCCGGGTGTGAGCCTACCTGTTCCTCAACTCGACCTGCACAATCTCAAACGCCTTCTGCCCGTGCAGGACATTCTGGACGCCTGGGACGCCTTGCAAGTGGCTGAGCCTGCTGGGGAAGAGGCAAATATTCTGAACATCCTCAGGAACGACCTGGCGACGCAATCTGCGTGA
- a CDS encoding LysM peptidoglycan-binding domain-containing M23 family metallopeptidase, with protein MRTYLSAALTLMMFSLAAATTVQVKPGDTLTRIAVRHGTTVQALQRANPRVNADRLRVGTGLRLPAAAGRTWTVRQGDTLSLIALRSGTTLGALLGVNRGLNPRLPLRVGQRVTLPAPATARTGTTTVVRAASIRVNAALPVQGRVTTPYQATHPGLDLAAPTGTPIRAAFAGSVVESYFDRRSGWGWTVVLDHGSGLRTRYSHNSANLVRVGARVGAGDVIARVGSTGNSTGAHVDYRLYRRGQAVDPSSVP; from the coding sequence ATGCGTACTTACCTGTCCGCCGCGCTGACGCTGATGATGTTCAGCCTCGCTGCCGCCACGACCGTCCAGGTGAAGCCCGGCGACACCCTCACCCGCATCGCGGTGCGGCACGGCACGACGGTGCAGGCTCTCCAGCGTGCCAACCCCAGAGTGAACGCAGACCGCCTGCGGGTGGGGACGGGCCTGCGCCTGCCCGCCGCGGCAGGCCGGACCTGGACGGTCCGCCAGGGCGACACCCTGTCGCTGATCGCGCTGCGGAGCGGCACCACGCTGGGTGCCCTGCTGGGGGTCAACCGGGGTCTGAATCCCCGCCTTCCCCTCCGGGTCGGGCAACGCGTCACGCTGCCTGCTCCGGCCACAGCCCGCACCGGCACCACCACGGTCGTCCGCGCGGCCTCCATCCGGGTCAACGCCGCGCTACCGGTCCAGGGCCGGGTCACCACGCCCTACCAGGCGACTCACCCAGGGCTCGACCTCGCCGCCCCCACCGGGACGCCCATCCGCGCTGCCTTTGCCGGGAGCGTCGTGGAGTCCTACTTCGACCGCCGGAGCGGGTGGGGCTGGACCGTCGTGCTCGACCACGGGAGCGGACTGAGGACACGCTACAGCCACAACAGCGCCAACCTCGTCCGGGTCGGAGCGCGCGTGGGGGCGGGCGACGTGATCGCCCGGGTCGGCAGCACCGGCAACAGCACGGGGGCCCATGTCGACTACCGCCTGTACCGCCGGGGTCAAGCGGTCGATCCCTCCAGCGTGCCGTAG